The Planctomycetota bacterium genomic interval GAGGTCCGTCCGCTCCCGCGCGAGGCGGAAGTAGGCGTTGGAGCCCCAGCGGACCTTCGTCACCTTCTCGGTCCCCTGGAACTGGTCGTCCACCCAGACGCCGCGATAGTTCGCCACCTGCCGGTTCCCGCGCTGCTGCACGTTCTGCACGCCGCGCATGTCGCGCCCGTAGTTCTCCGCCTGACGCAGACGCTGAATGTTCTGGGCGATGTCCACCGCCTTGGCGCCCGTGTCGGCCTTCCTGAGGTCTTCCTCGCCGGCGCGGAACCCGGCGACAGAACCGCCGGATGAGTACGGCGGGCCGCCGCCGCCGACGCCCGCGGCCGCGGGGGCCCCGGCCCCGGGCGTGGCCGCTCCGCCGCTCGAGGAACGCCCCACGCTGCTGAACTCCCGCTCGACCCGGTTGGTCGCCTTCTCGAGCCGGGCCGAGTCCGCCGCCGGCGCCAACGCAGGCCGCGGCGAAGTGGTCGGCACCCCGGCGACCGGTGGCGCGCCACCGACCGCCAACCCGTATTGCTTGTATTGCTGCGCGTTCTCCAACACGAGGTAACTCGTGTACGGCGTCTCGATGCCGTAGGCCAGGCTCAGCCGGATGACTTCGTCCTTGAGTTCCTTGTTCTCGCCGTGCAGCCGGATCTGGTCCAGCAGATACCCGATCTTGCGGTGTGCCCAGATGGGGCCGATGAACGACCGGTCGGTGCACTTCTCGGGGAACGTCCCCTCGTAAACGAACTCTTCCTTCTTCTCGCCGACGCGGCCGCGTAGGCGGATGACCGAGTCGCCCGCGCCCTCGTACGAGCCGACCAGCACCGCCTGCGACCCGCGGAAGAGGTCCGGCAACTGCTTCGGATACATCTCCGTGACCTTCACGCCGGGGATCTCAATCGCCAGGTCCGTGAGGACCGGGTGGCTCATCTTCGTGAACAGACGCGTCACTTTGCCGTCGATCGCCTCGCCGCCGCGGACGTACTCCGGCAGGCCGCCCGTCTCGTCGCTCATGCGGTCCAGCAGGTGCGTGTTCACATCGTCGCCCACGCCGAACGTGAAGATCCGCAGGTTCCCCTTGTTGTTTTCCTTGACGAGTTTCGAGAGGGCTTCCGGGTCGGTGACGTTGACGGTCGGTCGGCCGTCCGTCACGAAGAGGATCGTCGCCGGGCGGTTCTTTTCAATCGGGAGGGCGAAGACGCGTTCGAGCGATTCGCCGGCGTTCGTGCCGCCAGCGGCCTCGAACCCGTCAATCCACGCGCAGGCTTTCTTTTTCGCGGCCTCGTCGGCGCGCGTCCAGCCTGGCTCGAACGTCTGGGCGGTCGTCGAGAACTGGACGATGGCGAAGCGGTCGTCCTTCCCGAGTTCCCCGATGCAGAACTTGAGGGCCTTCTTCGCCTGTTCGATCTTCTCGCCCTTCATGGAGCCGGACGTGTCGAGGACGAAGGCGACGTCGCGCGGCACGCGCTCCTCCGCATTCACCTCGCTCTTCGGGCTCACCAGGATCAGGAAGAGGCCCGCCTGTTTCGGGTCCGGACGGTACGTTATCAGGCTGAGGCCGAAGTCCTTCTTGTCCACGGTCCAGAAGAGTTGGAAATCGCGGTCCAGGACGGCGGCCTTCGTCTCGACGCCGGCGACGGCCTCGAAGTCGCTCGGCCTCGAGACGCCCACCTCGTGCGTCGGGCTATAGACGTTCTTCAGCGGCGTTTCGCTCTTCACGCGCACCGCCACCGTGAAGTCCTCCAGCGTCGCCGACGCCTTGTCCCCCGTCCGCAGCGGGAAGACATATTCCGCCAGCCCGCCGTCCATCGGCACGATTTCCGCGTACTCGACTTCGACCTTCTGCGTCCCCTTGGCCGGCACCGGGAAGATCCGCATTCGCAGCAGGCTCCCGTCCATGTACTCCAGCAGGCCGGGGTCCCGCGTCCGCCGGACGATCTCCTCATAGATCTGGCGGGCCTTTTCTTTCTCCACCAGTTCCCCCTTCGTCCGCTTGCCGCCCACGTACATCGCGAAGTCGCTGACGGCCGCGCCCTTCGGCAGCGGAAAAATGTACGTGCACTCCAGGTTCGAGTCCGTCGAGTTCTGAAACTCCTGGACGACGTGCGTCACGGCCGCCTGGTTCTCGACCCGCACGTCCACGCGCAGGTACTTGACGGCGAGCGGCGGCAGGCTCTTGTCCTCCGGCACGAGCAGCCCCGCCCCGCGCATTTCAACAGCGGCCACGAGGACAAGCAGAAGCGAAGCGGCCCATCCAAGCGCTCTTGCACGATTCATCGGCAGTTCCTTTCTCATTCGTTTTCATTCCGTTGGGGGACCATCGGTTTCGGCCCGGGCGCGATCCGTTCGTCAACCTGGCAACCGTAGTGGACCACGTCGCTGCCGAGGCTGACGCCGTCGCCCACCAGGCCCGCCGCGCGCGTCTGTATCCCCGAGCCGGAGCCCGGCGTCGAGGCCCGTGAACTTCCGGCACGGCGGACTTGAGCCAGGAACGCGGCGGCCAGGGCCTTCGCATCGACCATCGGCAGGCCCTTGTCTTCGCGCCGAAGGACGAGGTCCACGGCATAGGCATCGACGAGTTTCGGCAGCAGCGCGCGGGCCAGGTCCGACCGGCCGAAGCACTCGGCCCCGATGGCACGCCGCTCCAGACGGTCCACGAAAATGAAACCCACGCTGCCGGCCGGAACCTCCGGCACGATCGTCGCGCGGACTTCGGCCAGCCGACGCTGCACCTTCGCATCCTTCAGGCCCTCCTCCAGGCTGCCCGTCGCGTTCTCCGTGCCGAGGGCCGAGTTGTTCCGCGCCACCTCGGTCCAGACGGCCGACTGGTCGGCGCCCTTGCGCATTTCTTTCTGGATGGACTGCGGCACGAGGAGGCCGCTCGCGGCGAACTCGGACTTTCCGCTCCACCTATGCGCCTCGACGCAGAAGACGCCGAGGTCCGCCTGCTGGCCCGGCGCGAGGACGACGTCCTGGCGGACGGTCCGCGTCTGCTTGCCGCCCGTCACCACCTCGCCGGCCAGGATGAACACGTGGTGCGTCGCGCTTCGGTTCTCGACGACGACGACCGGCACGGACCCGCCCCCCTTTTCCGTGACGACGAGGACGTTCTCGGCGATAGCCCGGTCCATCGTCAGCCAGGCGCCCTGGAGCCTGCCGGCGCCGAGCACGACGGGGACCACGGCCAGCCGGCCGCAGACGAGCGGCTCGGCGAGGTCGAGGCGCTCCAGATACCGCGCCAGTTCCGGGACGTGCGGCGCTCCCGGAGCGATGATCGGGCGGGCAGGGGACTCGCCCGGCGAAAACTCCTCTTCAACGTACGAGGCCGCGGCCCACGAACCGACCGCGAAGATGCCCAGGGCCGCCAACGCTGCCGGGAGGCGAGATTGCCGTGCCATGACCAACGCCCTCCAACCAATGGGACTTTCCGATTTCTTAGACACGGGGGCGGGGCCGGAAGTTCCCTGAGATTTGTTCGTGGGGGCGCGCCAGGATTTTCTGGCACCTGCCGAAGGCGCAACATCTACCTCGTGTGGCACGGCCGGTCTTGTCCGGCCGTGCGAG includes:
- a CDS encoding VIT domain-containing protein, which codes for MNRARALGWAASLLLVLVAAVEMRGAGLLVPEDKSLPPLAVKYLRVDVRVENQAAVTHVVQEFQNSTDSNLECTYIFPLPKGAAVSDFAMYVGGKRTKGELVEKEKARQIYEEIVRRTRDPGLLEYMDGSLLRMRIFPVPAKGTQKVEVEYAEIVPMDGGLAEYVFPLRTGDKASATLEDFTVAVRVKSETPLKNVYSPTHEVGVSRPSDFEAVAGVETKAAVLDRDFQLFWTVDKKDFGLSLITYRPDPKQAGLFLILVSPKSEVNAEERVPRDVAFVLDTSGSMKGEKIEQAKKALKFCIGELGKDDRFAIVQFSTTAQTFEPGWTRADEAAKKKACAWIDGFEAAGGTNAGESLERVFALPIEKNRPATILFVTDGRPTVNVTDPEALSKLVKENNKGNLRIFTFGVGDDVNTHLLDRMSDETGGLPEYVRGGEAIDGKVTRLFTKMSHPVLTDLAIEIPGVKVTEMYPKQLPDLFRGSQAVLVGSYEGAGDSVIRLRGRVGEKKEEFVYEGTFPEKCTDRSFIGPIWAHRKIGYLLDQIRLHGENKELKDEVIRLSLAYGIETPYTSYLVLENAQQYKQYGLAVGGAPPVAGVPTTSPRPALAPAADSARLEKATNRVEREFSSVGRSSSGGAATPGAGAPAAAGVGGGGPPYSSGGSVAGFRAGEEDLRKADTGAKAVDIAQNIQRLRQAENYGRDMRGVQNVQQRGNRQVANYRGVWVDDQFQGTEKVTKVRWGSNAYFRLARERTDL